The uncultured Methanobrevibacter sp. DNA segment GGTTATGACCCTCTTCTGGAATTCACCTGTCAGGACGGCATCGTTAAAATTAAAGGCAGTGAAAATTTCGACCAGTTCAACGACGACGAGGTTGTAATCGAAACTGAAAACCCCAGTGAAATCATAAAAGATCTGGTTAAAAAAAATAAGTCTCCGAAATTAGAGAACCTGCCGCCGTTTACTGGGGGTTTTGTAGGTTATTTCGCTTATGATTATATAAAATATGCAGAGCCTTCACTAAAACTTGATGCAGAAAACCAGGATCAGTTCAAGGACATAGATGTGATGCTTTTTGATAAAGTCATTGCTTTTGACAATTTTAAACAGAAAATTATCCTTATCGTAAATATGAAGAATGATGATTTGGAAAATAATTATGAAACTGCCTGCATTGAATTAAAACAGATGGCAAATTTAATAAAATGCGGTAAAAAAGCAAAAATCGAATCTTTAAAATTACATTCTGACTTTAAACCGGTATTTTCAAAGAAAAAATACTGTGATATGGTTCTGAAAGCCAAAAATTACATAAAAGAGGGAGACATATTTCAGGTTGTTTTGTCAAATAGGATAGAAGCTGAAATCTCAGGAAGCCTTTTTGATACATACAGGGTTTTAAGAACCACAAATCCTTCACCTTACATGTTTTATTTCTCAAGTAACGATATTGAAATTGCAGGAGCATCTCCTGAAACATTAGTTAAACTCACAGACAATAAACTCTTCACATTTCCTCTGGCCGGAACAAGGCCTCGCGGAAAAACACCTGAAGAAGATTTAAAACTTGAAGAGGAGCTGCTCAGTGATGAAAAAGAATTGGCCGAACATAATATGCTGGTTGATTTGGGCCGTAATGATATCGGAAGAATATCCGAGATTGGTTCTGTTAATGTGGAGAAATACCTGTCTATCGAGAGATTTTCCCATGTGATGCACATAGGATCTACTGTAAGCGGAACTTTAAGAAGTGACTTGGATTCACTTGTAGCTATTGATTCAATTCTTCCTGCAGGAACATTGTCCGGAGCTCCAAAATTAAGAGCATGTGAAATAATCAATGAACTGGAAGACAATAAACGTGGAATATACGGCGGAGCCATAGGCTATGTTGATTTAAGCGGAAACATCGATACCTGCATTTCAATCAGAATAGCCTTTGCAAGAAACAATAAGGTTTTCATTCGCTCAGGAGCAGGAATAGTGGCAGACAGCGTACCTGAAAATGAATTTGACGAATGCTTAAATAAGGCTGCGGCCGTAATAAATGCATTAAAAATTGCTGACGGAGGGATAGAATGATTCTTTTAATTGACAATTATGACAGTTTTTCATATAATCTTTATCAGCTGATTGGTGAAATCAATCCGGATATCATGGTTGTAAGAAACGATAAGATAACACTTGAAGAGATATCAGATTTGAATCCTGAATGCATTATACTGTCTCCTGGTCCTGGAAAACCTGAAAACGCAGGAATATGCATTGATGTTGTGAAAACTTTCTACGATAAGATTCCGATTTTAGGAGTTTGTCTGGGCCATCAGGCAATATGTGAAGCATTTGGCGGTAAAATATCACATGCTTCAAGGCTGATGCATGGAAAATCATCAAAAATTTCACTTGATTACGATTATCTCTTTAAGGGACTTCCGAGTGAAATTAGTGTCGGAAGATATCATTCATTAAGTCTTGTCAGGGACACTCTTCCGGACTGTCTTGACATTATTTCAAAAGCAAAGGATGACGGTGAAGTGATGGCGGTAAAGCATGAAAGTTACAGTGTTTACGGCCTGCAGTTTCATCCTGAATCAATTTTAACTCCTGACGGATTAACAATTATCAGAAATTTCTTGGAAAAAGTAGAGAGGGGAATCTTATGATTAAAGAAGCTATTTTAAAAGTTTACAAACATGAAGATTTAACTTATGATGAAGCATACCAGACTATGGATGAAATCATGAGTGGTGAAGCAAGTGAAGTCCAGATGAGTGCATATCTCACTGCAATGTCTATGAAAGGCGAAACAATTGATGAAATCACTGCATCAGCCGAAGCGATGAGGGCTCACTGTGTAAGATTGCTGAACGATAAGGAAGTTTTGGAAATCGTCGGTACAGGCGGTGACGGTTCAAATACATTCAATATCTCAACAACTTCATCCATTGTAATATCTGCTGCAGGAGTTCCTGTAGCCAAACACGGAAACAGGTCCGCTTCCAGTAAATGTGGTGCTGCAGATGTCTTGGAAGAGCTGGGGGTAAATATTTATATTGAGCCTGAAAAAAGTTTAAAATGTCTTAGGGAAATTAATTTATGTTTCTTATTTGCTCAGAATTATCATTTGTCAATGAAATATGTTGCAGGTGTGCGTAAAGAACTTTCAATCAGAACAATTTTCAATATTTTAGGGCCTCTGACAAGTCCCGCCGGTGCTTCAATGGAAGTGCTGGGAGTCTATGAAAAAGATCTTGTAGAGCCTTTAACTGATGTTTTAAAGAATTTGGGAGTTAAATCTGCATTGACAGTTTACGGCGTTGACGGCATGGATGAAATTTCTGTCAGTGACAAAACATTTGTCTGTGAACTTAAAGACGGCAAAACAATGTCATATGAAATTTCACCTGAATATTTCGGCATGGAAAAGGCCTCCAAAGAGGATTTGGTTGGCGGTGATGCAAAAGTCAATGCTGAAATTACCCGTTCCATTTTAAATGGGGAAAAAGGTCCAAAAAGAAATGCTGTTCTATTGAATTCAGCAGCAGGCCTTTATGTTGCAGGAAAAGTCGAATCCCTGCGTGAAGGTGTTGCATTGGCAGAAGAAATTATTGATTCTGGAAAGGCATTAAAGCAGCTTGAAAGATTTATTGAATGTACAAACAGATGATTGACATGTTGGATGAAATAGTTGAAAAAACAAAAGAAAGATTAGTGGAATCAAAGAAAAACAAGTCATTGGATGATCTTAAGGATGAAGTCGCTAAAATGAACATCACCCAGGATTTTCCGTTTAAAGAGGCTTTAAGCGGTGATGAAATATCAATAATTGCAGAAGTCAAAAGGGCATCACCCTCAAAGGGCATGATTGCTGAGGATTTTGATTATGTTTTCATTGCAAAAGATTATGAGGATGCAGGTGCATCTGCAATTTCCGTTTTAACAGAACCTTACTTTTTCAAGGGATCCAACGATTACCTTAAAGAAATTTCCGAGAATGTTTCAATCCCGATTTTAAGAAAGGATTTCATCATTGATGAATATATGATTTGGGAAGCTAAAGCTATAGGTGCTTCTGCAGTATTGCTGATTGTTTCTATTTTGTCCATTGTAGAGTTAAAGAAATTTTTGGATTTGGCTCATGATTTGGGTCTTTCCGCTATTGTTGAGGCACATGACGGCAATGAGATTAGAACTGCACTTAATGTAGGGGCTGAAATAATCGGTGTCAACAACAGGGATCTGACAGATTTCAGCGTAGACATTGAAAATAGTATAAGTCTACGTAGATGTGTCAGTGGTGATGTAGTGTTTATTTCTGAAAGTGGCATTAAAACACCTGAAGATGTAAGGAGATTAAAAGAAAATGATGTCGATGCAGTTTTAATAGGCGAAACTTTAATGAAATGTGATGATAAAAAAGCTATGATTTCGGAGTTCAAAAATGCCTAAAATCAAAATCTGCGGATTAAGACGTTTGAAAGATATTGAAATAGTAAACAGATATAAGCCGGATTATATAGGATTTGTATTTGCCAATTCCAAAAGACAGGTTTCACATGAGCTTGCAATACAAATGAAAGATAATTTAGATGATAACATTATTTCTGTTGGTGTTTTTGTTGACGCAGAGCTTGATGAAATATTGACATTATTCAATAAGGGAATTATAGAAATTGCTCAACTTCACGGCGATGAAAGTGAAGATTATATTAATAATTTAAAAGAAAAAACTAATAATGAACTAAAAATTATCAATGCTGTTGAAATGTCACAGGATACAGACTTATTGATGCATGATAAATCTCAGGCTGATTATCTTCTGCTGGATAGTGGGAAAGGCAGTGGTAAAACATTCGACTGGCAGCTGATTAGAAAAGATTTAACTAAAAAGTTCTTTTTAGCAGGTGGAATCGACAGCAGCAATGTCAGACAGGCTGTTGAGCAGTTTAATCCCTATGCTATAGATTTAAGTTCAAGTTTAGAAATTGACGGTTATAAAGATGAAAATAAAATTAAAGAAATCATGGAGGCTATAAAGTGAATAAAGGACGATATGGCGATTATGGAGGTCAGTACATATCTGAAACATTAATGAATGAGCTGCTGTATCTGGAGGAGCAGTACAATCATTACATGAATGATCCCGATTTTGTAAATGAACTGAATGATTTGCTAAAAGAATATGCGGGAAGACCTTCCTTATTGTATTATGCTAAAAGAATGACAGAAGACCTTGGCGGTGCAAAAATCTATTTAAAACGTGAAGATTTAAACCACACAGGCGCTCATAAAATCAACAATGTTTTAGGGCAGGTTTTACTTGCTAAAAAAATGGGTAAAACAAGAGTTATTGCAGAAACCGGTGCGGGTCAGCATGGGGTTGCAACAGCTACTGCAGCTGCACTTTTGGATATGGAATGTGAAGTGTTCATGGGTGAAGTTGATACCAAAAGACAGGCATTGAATGTTTACAGGATGGAACTCTTGGGTGCAAAGGTTCACTCCGTCAAATCAGGAACAAAAACCTTGAAAGATGCTGTCAATGATGCATTCAGAGACTGGATTGCAAGAGTTCATGATACTAATTATGTAATAGGTTCAACAATGGGACCTCATCCTTTCCCAATGATGGTCCGTGATTTCCAGTCAGTAATCAGTGCTGAAGCAAGAGAGCAGTTTTTGGAAAAAGAGGGAAGACTTCCGACAGCTGTTGTTGCATGTGTCGGTGGAGGAAGTAACGCAATGGGTGCATTTTACAATTTCATCGATGATGAGGAGGTCAGGCTGATTGGATGTGAAGCCGGCGGAAAAGGGGTTGACACTCCGTATAATGCAGCTGCTTTAACAAAAGGTAAAATTGGAATATTTCATGGTATGAAATCATTTTTCAATCAGGGAGACTACGGCCAGATTGCTCCGGTTTATTCAGTATCAGCAGGCCTTGACTATCCTGGTGTAGGGCCTGAACATGCTTATTTAAGAGATATCGGCAGAGCTGAATATGTTCCTGTAAATGATGAGGAAGCGGTTGAAGCATTTGAATATCTCTCAAGGACTGAAGGAATTATTCCGGCTATTGAAAGTGCTCATGCAGTTGCCCATGCAATGAAAATAGCGCCGACAATGGATAAGGATGATATAATAATGATTTGTCTTTCAGGAAGAGGAGATAAGGATGTCAGATCAATTGCAGAATACAGGGGAGTTGAGTTAGATGAGTAGAATTCCAAACGCTTTTAAAAACGGAAAAGCATTTATAGGCTTTTTGACTGCAGGAGACCCGACAGTTGAAAAAACTGTAGAGTATATATTGGCAATGGTTGATGCCGGGTGTGATTTGGTAGAAATAGGTATTCCTTTTTCAGACCCTATGGCTGAAGGTGTTGTAATTCAGGACGCTAATGTCAGAGCATTGAAACACAATACTACAACAGATGATGTATTTGAAATTGTTCGTAAAGTCCGCCAAAAAACTGAAGTTCCAATAGTATTTTTAACTTATATCAATCCCGTTTTCTTTTATGGATATGAAGAGTTCTTTAAAAAATGTAATGAATTAGGCGTTGACGGAATCATATCTCCAGACCTGCCGTATGAAGAGAAAGGCGAAATTGCAGATATTGCACGTAAAAATGATGTTGATGTCATATCACTGATTGCACCTACTTCAAAAGAAAGGATTCAGATGATAGCTAATGACGCAACCGGTTTCATGTATGTTGTATCCTCTTTAGGAGTTACCGGAATGCGTTCTGAGATTAAAACTGATTTAAATGCTATTCTATCTGATATTCGTGATGTTTGTGATTTGCCTCTGGCAGTAGGTTTTGGAATAAACACTCCAGAACAGGCAACTGAAATAGGTAAAATTGCTGATGGTGTAATTGTCGGAAGTGCAATTGTCAAAATAATCGAAGAATACGGTGAAAATGCTGAAAAACCTCTAAAAGAATATGTTTCCAGCATGAAAAAAGCGGCAAATGAATAATCTAATAAAAGATAAATTTATAATATATAAAAAATAAATATTAATACATTACTAATTAGAGGATTATTTATGTTTAAAGCAGAATTAAGTGATTCTAACATATTAAAAACCAGTTTTGATGCTATTTCATCAATTGTTGATGAAGTACAAATTCAAACTGACAGTGAGGGCATGAGATTAGATGCCTTAGACCGTAGTCACATAACTTTCGTTCATTTAGAGCTTAAATCAAGTTTATTCGATGAATATATTTGTGACGTTCCTGAAAAAATTAATATTGATACTGATGAATTCATGAGAGTTTTAAAACGTGCAAAATCTCAGGACAGAGTTTTAATGTCTGTTGATGAAGGTAATTTCATTATTACTTTTGAAGGAGATGCAACAAGAACTTTCAAAATAAGATTAATTGATATGGAATATGATAACCCTGTTCCACCTCAAATTGATCACCCAACATCATTTAAAGTACGTTTCTCTATCTTAAAAGACTGTATCAACGATATTGATATCTTTTCAGATAAAATCGCTTTCCAGGTTGATGAAGATTACTTTATCGCATCAGCTGATGGTGAATTTGGTGATGCTAGTATCAAATATCTCCATGGTGAGAATATCTCAGAACATGCAAAATCTTTATTCTCATTGGATAAAATCAGAGAAATGCTTAAAGCAGATAAATTTTCAGAGGAAGCTGAAATCGGCTTAGGTACTGACATGCCATTAAGTTTAACCCTTAATATGGTTACTGGCGATGGTAAACTAAGTTTCTTGCTTGCTCCTAGATTAGAAACAGATGAATAATTTTTTTTCATTTGTTTATCCTTTTTTTATTTTAAACACTACATTAGAGATGATATTAAGTGGATGAATTCTATCAAGTTTTACGTAAAGTTCAGAAGAAAGAACGTAATAATGGTACATTAGCTCGTGTAGAAGAAACTTTTTACAACGATATTCACGAGTATTTAAATGGATTAAGAAAACAGGCCATTGAAGATCCATTCTCTAATGCTCACGGTACTCTTAAACAGGCTCAGATTATTGCTACAGAGATTTGTGAAAGGCGTGAGAAAAAAATCAGCGAAGCCGCTGTAATCAATATTCATCGCTCATACCATCTTTTCACAGGAAAACCAAAATTTGATCTGGTTGATACAACTCCGCTGAATTTAACTCCTGAAGAAGAAAAGTTTTACTACTCCTTATTGGATACTTTAAAAACTCATAGGGGAAACATTTCTTTGGATAAACTGTCAGATGATGACGATTCAGAAAAAACAACTGTTATAAATCCGGTTGGAACTCAAAGCACTACTTTGGATACTCCTAAAGAAACTCCAAAAGAAATTCCTAAAGAGACTCCTAAAAATGATGATGAAGTTTTAAACAGGCTTGATGAAATCAGCAAAGCCAAACCTATCGTCGGCGAGAAAAGAGAACCTATTGAAAAGCAGATTATCAAATCACAGCAAAAACGTGCTGAAGCTGAAAGGCCTCAGGTGAAACCTAAAAAGCCTATTGAAGAGAATCTTGAAGAAAATCCTAACGCAGTCGAAGAAACCGATGAATTTTATGATTTGGAATCTCAAAAAATTGCAAAGGATACCGAACTGGTAACAATGCTTGTTTTTGATGATATTGATGCTATAATGGGTGTTGATGAAAAGGTATACGGTCCATTCAGACCACAGGATCTGGTAACTTTACCTATGGTCAATGCAAAAATATTTTTCAAAAATCGCAAAGGTCGCCAGGTAAAAATCTAATTTTCCATTAACTTTATATAACTTATAAAACAGAAATAGTTGCATATCTATTTGTGATACTAAAAAATTATATTTTATATAATTTGGATTTCTGCTGTCTGTAGACTTGATGCGTTACAATGCAGTTTTGATCTCTAATATTTTTTGATTTAAACTTAGTTTAGATAAATTTATGAATAGATTTCCAATGATTTATTAATTAAACACCTAATGGTGTATTAAACGGTGAAAAAATGAAAATACCAAAAGAAAAAAGAACATACTGTCCTCATTGTAAAAAACACACAATGCATGAAGTTCACACTGCTAAAAAAAGAAAAGCTAGTGAGTTAACCTGGGGACAAAGACAATTCAGACGTGTAACTGCTGGTTACAGAGGTTACCCAAGGCCTTTACCTGCTGGAAACAAACCAGTTAAAAAATTAGACTTAAGACTTAAATGCAAAGAATGTGGAAAATCTCACATTAAACAATCTTTCAGAACAGGAAAACCTGAATTTGTAGCAAAATAGGTGATTAACATGGTTAGTAAAGGTAGAGGAAACTTTTTAAAAGTTAAATGTTTAGATTGTGACAATGAGCAAGTAATTTTCGACCGTGCAGCATCAGACGTAAAATGTATTATTTGTGGTAAAACACTCGTTAAATCCCGTGGTGCTAAAGCTAAAATTACTGCACACATCGAAAAAGTTTTAAACTAGATTTCTAGTTTTTAACTTATTTTTTACTATTTTTATATAATTTTTATTTAATGTTGGTGAGAGTATGGTAAGAAAAAGTCAAGAATGGCCTGATGAAGGGGAACTTATTGTAGGTACAGTCTACAAAGTTCTTAATTATGGGGCATTCGCTAAATTAGAAGAATATCAGGGCAAAGAAGCTTTTATTCATATTTCTGAAGTATCTTCTGGTTGGGTAAAAAATATCAGAGATCATGTAAGAGAAAACCAAAAAATTGTTTGCCGTGTTCTCCGTGTAAATCCTAAAAAAGGACATGTGGATGCTTCCTTAAAAAGAATCCGTGAAGATCAAAGAACTAAAAAAATCCAACATTGGAAAATCGAACAGAAAGCAGAAAAATTCCTGGAATTGGCTGCTAAATCCTTAGATAAAGATTTGGATACTGCTTATGATGAAGTAGGTTACGAACTTATGGACATCTTCGGTGATGTTTATGGTGCTTTTGAAACTGCTTCCGATGAAGGTGCTGAATCACTTACTGAAGAAGGAATCCCACAAGATTGGGCAGATGCTATTACTGAAGTAGCTAAAAAGAACATTACTCCTCCTGAAGTTCACATCAGC contains these protein-coding regions:
- the trpE gene encoding anthranilate synthase component I; this translates as MFFPSLDEVKDISKNKEYKCIPIAYELFSDIATPIEVLRILKGCSNHCYMLESVEDSQNWGRYSFLGYDPLLEFTCQDGIVKIKGSENFDQFNDDEVVIETENPSEIIKDLVKKNKSPKLENLPPFTGGFVGYFAYDYIKYAEPSLKLDAENQDQFKDIDVMLFDKVIAFDNFKQKIILIVNMKNDDLENNYETACIELKQMANLIKCGKKAKIESLKLHSDFKPVFSKKKYCDMVLKAKNYIKEGDIFQVVLSNRIEAEISGSLFDTYRVLRTTNPSPYMFYFSSNDIEIAGASPETLVKLTDNKLFTFPLAGTRPRGKTPEEDLKLEEELLSDEKELAEHNMLVDLGRNDIGRISEIGSVNVEKYLSIERFSHVMHIGSTVSGTLRSDLDSLVAIDSILPAGTLSGAPKLRACEIINELEDNKRGIYGGAIGYVDLSGNIDTCISIRIAFARNNKVFIRSGAGIVADSVPENEFDECLNKAAAVINALKIADGGIE
- a CDS encoding aminodeoxychorismate/anthranilate synthase component II, translating into MILLIDNYDSFSYNLYQLIGEINPDIMVVRNDKITLEEISDLNPECIILSPGPGKPENAGICIDVVKTFYDKIPILGVCLGHQAICEAFGGKISHASRLMHGKSSKISLDYDYLFKGLPSEISVGRYHSLSLVRDTLPDCLDIISKAKDDGEVMAVKHESYSVYGLQFHPESILTPDGLTIIRNFLEKVERGIL
- the trpD gene encoding anthranilate phosphoribosyltransferase; the protein is MIKEAILKVYKHEDLTYDEAYQTMDEIMSGEASEVQMSAYLTAMSMKGETIDEITASAEAMRAHCVRLLNDKEVLEIVGTGGDGSNTFNISTTSSIVISAAGVPVAKHGNRSASSKCGAADVLEELGVNIYIEPEKSLKCLREINLCFLFAQNYHLSMKYVAGVRKELSIRTIFNILGPLTSPAGASMEVLGVYEKDLVEPLTDVLKNLGVKSALTVYGVDGMDEISVSDKTFVCELKDGKTMSYEISPEYFGMEKASKEDLVGGDAKVNAEITRSILNGEKGPKRNAVLLNSAAGLYVAGKVESLREGVALAEEIIDSGKALKQLERFIECTNR
- the trpC gene encoding indole-3-glycerol phosphate synthase TrpC, producing MYKQMIDMLDEIVEKTKERLVESKKNKSLDDLKDEVAKMNITQDFPFKEALSGDEISIIAEVKRASPSKGMIAEDFDYVFIAKDYEDAGASAISVLTEPYFFKGSNDYLKEISENVSIPILRKDFIIDEYMIWEAKAIGASAVLLIVSILSIVELKKFLDLAHDLGLSAIVEAHDGNEIRTALNVGAEIIGVNNRDLTDFSVDIENSISLRRCVSGDVVFISESGIKTPEDVRRLKENDVDAVLIGETLMKCDDKKAMISEFKNA
- a CDS encoding phosphoribosylanthranilate isomerase, which gives rise to MPKIKICGLRRLKDIEIVNRYKPDYIGFVFANSKRQVSHELAIQMKDNLDDNIISVGVFVDAELDEILTLFNKGIIEIAQLHGDESEDYINNLKEKTNNELKIINAVEMSQDTDLLMHDKSQADYLLLDSGKGSGKTFDWQLIRKDLTKKFFLAGGIDSSNVRQAVEQFNPYAIDLSSSLEIDGYKDENKIKEIMEAIK
- the trpB gene encoding tryptophan synthase subunit beta translates to MNKGRYGDYGGQYISETLMNELLYLEEQYNHYMNDPDFVNELNDLLKEYAGRPSLLYYAKRMTEDLGGAKIYLKREDLNHTGAHKINNVLGQVLLAKKMGKTRVIAETGAGQHGVATATAAALLDMECEVFMGEVDTKRQALNVYRMELLGAKVHSVKSGTKTLKDAVNDAFRDWIARVHDTNYVIGSTMGPHPFPMMVRDFQSVISAEAREQFLEKEGRLPTAVVACVGGGSNAMGAFYNFIDDEEVRLIGCEAGGKGVDTPYNAAALTKGKIGIFHGMKSFFNQGDYGQIAPVYSVSAGLDYPGVGPEHAYLRDIGRAEYVPVNDEEAVEAFEYLSRTEGIIPAIESAHAVAHAMKIAPTMDKDDIIMICLSGRGDKDVRSIAEYRGVELDE
- the trpA gene encoding tryptophan synthase subunit alpha, giving the protein MSRIPNAFKNGKAFIGFLTAGDPTVEKTVEYILAMVDAGCDLVEIGIPFSDPMAEGVVIQDANVRALKHNTTTDDVFEIVRKVRQKTEVPIVFLTYINPVFFYGYEEFFKKCNELGVDGIISPDLPYEEKGEIADIARKNDVDVISLIAPTSKERIQMIANDATGFMYVVSSLGVTGMRSEIKTDLNAILSDIRDVCDLPLAVGFGINTPEQATEIGKIADGVIVGSAIVKIIEEYGENAEKPLKEYVSSMKKAANE
- the pcn gene encoding proliferating cell nuclear antigen (pcna), with translation MFKAELSDSNILKTSFDAISSIVDEVQIQTDSEGMRLDALDRSHITFVHLELKSSLFDEYICDVPEKINIDTDEFMRVLKRAKSQDRVLMSVDEGNFIITFEGDATRTFKIRLIDMEYDNPVPPQIDHPTSFKVRFSILKDCINDIDIFSDKIAFQVDEDYFIASADGEFGDASIKYLHGENISEHAKSLFSLDKIREMLKADKFSEEAEIGLGTDMPLSLTLNMVTGDGKLSFLLAPRLETDE
- a CDS encoding 50S ribosomal protein L44e, coding for MKIPKEKRTYCPHCKKHTMHEVHTAKKRKASELTWGQRQFRRVTAGYRGYPRPLPAGNKPVKKLDLRLKCKECGKSHIKQSFRTGKPEFVAK
- a CDS encoding 30S ribosomal protein S27e, with product MVSKGRGNFLKVKCLDCDNEQVIFDRAASDVKCIICGKTLVKSRGAKAKITAHIEKVLN
- a CDS encoding translation initiation factor IF-2 subunit alpha, translating into MVRKSQEWPDEGELIVGTVYKVLNYGAFAKLEEYQGKEAFIHISEVSSGWVKNIRDHVRENQKIVCRVLRVNPKKGHVDASLKRIREDQRTKKIQHWKIEQKAEKFLELAAKSLDKDLDTAYDEVGYELMDIFGDVYGAFETASDEGAESLTEEGIPQDWADAITEVAKKNITPPEVHISGYVDIETFVPNGVEIIISALKAAEDNGDEEEEIKVQCVGAPRYRITVKSTDYLLAEKALKAAADRCIAVVEESDGNGSFLRELDN